The Lycium barbarum isolate Lr01 chromosome 10, ASM1917538v2, whole genome shotgun sequence genome includes a region encoding these proteins:
- the LOC132614055 gene encoding transcription factor MYB1R1: MKGLATMSNNECFQTGNKEHEPRGTFTKGFMLFGVRVMEGAATGGSFRKSASMNNLALFDTEQQHQDSNAGYASDDVVHPSARSRERKRGVPWTEDEHKLFLLGLQKVGKGDWRGISRNFVTTRTPTQVASHAQKYFLRRNNSNRRRRRSSLFDITTDTVQGAAKLEDNKQMINHTSTFEKYPMSASRLEMPVNLSATGESSTENLWKGMNKSVRPVRPIPVLPVPPSSKMENLNLNNTYIQESSPLSLKLSTSDGKSPSPPRHSSAFQAMSGGFNGSTSGDSIISVA, from the exons ATGAAAGGCCTAGCCACCATGTCTAATAACGAGTGCTTCCAGACTGGAAACAAAGAGCATGAACCCCGTGGCACGTTCACGAAGGGGTTCATGCTCTTTGGTGTTAGAGTCATGGAAGGTGCTGCTACTGGTGGTTCATTCAGGAAAAGTGCTAGCATGAACAACCTAGCTTTATTTGACACCGAGCAGCAGCACCAAGACTCTAACGCCGGTTATGCTTCTGATGACGTGGTTCATCCTTCTGCTAGGAGTCGTGAACGTAAACGAG GAGTGCCATGGACAGAGGATGAGCACAAGCTATTCTTGTTAGGATTGCAGAAAGTAGGGAAAGGTGATTGGAGAGGTATTTCAAGAAACTTTGTCACAACAAGAACTCCAACTCAGGTGGCTAGCCATGCCCAAAAATACTTCCTCCGGCGAAACAACAGTAATCGTAGACGCCGGAGGTCTAGTCTTTTTGACATCACCACTGATACT GTTCAGGGTGCTGCTAAATTGGAAGATAATAAACAAATGATCAATCACACCAGCACCTTTGAAAAGTACCCCATGTCAGCTTCCCGGCTCGAGATGCCGGTAAATTTATCAGCCACAGGAGAAAGTTCAACGGAGAATTTATGGAAAGGAATGAACAAATCTGTGAGGCCTGTTAGGCCAATACCAGTCCTGCCTGTCCCGCCCTCATCAAAAATGGAAAATCTCAATTTAAACAACACATATATCCAAGAATCATCTCCTTTATCACTCAAGCTGTCCACGTCAGATGGAAAATCGCCTTCACCACCGAGACATTCATCGGCTTTTCAGGCAATGTCAGGTGGCTTCAATGGCAGCACTAGTGGGGATAGCATAATCAGTGTTGCTTGA
- the LOC132613153 gene encoding uncharacterized protein LOC132613153 — translation MAERFEAFNTGMRLVQEQNDSKGKVVRKNIVANLGNTLSLLPNTTSTSSNVSLAISPHLNPTYTIPQMPSTYTPDQVAIIPNPQFSIATTQFEKSKENELAISPYRRPGKEIKSLCHEDLGKELHNLRKVINEELCSRNFQILKYEDLCVHPNAELPSGYKIPKFNTFNGKGDPVAHLKDYCSRLIGIGHIEAIRMRLFIQSLSGSALYWYTKQDFSKWLTWEDMARGFIKQFEFNTGGDPHIADLLRIKKTPHESFQEYAIRWRLEASKIHPPLSERELISTFIQIQEDLYYDKLLGACAHNFSDLIRIGRELENVIQEGRITDSSATQAVHQTFQAEILGNLQSEMKENQFASTTMHQAQCHKSHQIFQSYATMQCPRQQNSQQGYQRRFHQAQSSSQHKKKRKSFCFTTLNEPLANIFKRLSSKGILQPKKGFIPKHPPPNFDLSKSCAYHSNIQGHDIEECPALRFKIQSMIESGKIKLQLEPSADSIANTKTTVVKGDPSKLAPRHLKRKRATSQAD, via the coding sequence ATGGCAGAGAGATTTGAAGCTTTCAACACTGGTATGCGTTTGGTGCAAGAACAAAACGATAGCAAGGGAAAGGTGGTTCGAAAAAATATTGTAGCCAATCTGGGAAATACCttaagccttcttcctaacacaacctCAACTTCCAGCAACGTTTCCTTAGCCATTTCGCCTCACTTAAATCCTACCTATACCATTCCACAAATGCCTTCGACCTACACTCCCGATCAAGTAGCGATAATTCCTAATCCTCAATTTTCCATAGCCACCACTCAATTCGAGAAAAGTAAGGAAAACGAACTGGCGATATCCCCATACAGGAGGCCTGGAAAGGAAATCAAGTCGCTTTGCCACGAAGATTTGGGAAAAGAACTCCACAATTTGAGGAAAGTCATTAATGAAGAGTTATGTTCGagaaatttccagattttgaagTATGAAGATTTATGTGTGCATCCAAACGCTGAGCTTCCGTCAGGGTACAAAATACCTAAGTTTAACACTTTCAATGGGAAGGGAGATCCCGTTGCTCATTTAAAGGACTATTGCAGCAGATTAATTGGTATTGGACATATTGAAGCCATACGAATGAGATTGTTCATTCAAAGTTTATCAGGATCAGCACTCTATTGGTACACTAAACAAGATTTTAGCAAATGGCTTACGTGGGAAGATATGGCCCGCGGATTTATAAAGCAATTCGAGTTTAACACTGGAGGCGATCCGCACATAGCTGATCTGCTTAGAATAAAGAAAACGCCACATGAGTCTTTCCAAGAATATGCCATACGATGGAGGttagaagcttcaaaaatacatccTCCATTATCCGAGAGGGAATTGATCTCAACCTTCATCCAGATTCAGGAAGACTTATATTATGATAAGTTGCTCGGAGCTTGTGCACACAACTTCTCTGATTTGATTAGGATTGGTAGAGAACTAGAAAATGTCATTCAAGAAGGGAGAATTACAGATAGCTCAGCAACACAAGCCGTTCACCAAACCTTCCAAGCGGAGATACTAGGAAATCTGCAAAGTGAAATGAAGGAAAACCAATTTGCTTCCACGACTATGCATCAAGCTCAATGCCATAAAAGTCACCAAATTTTTCAATCTTATGCCACCATGCAATGTCCTCGTCAGCAAAACTCCCAGCAAGGCTACCAACGACGGTTTCACCAAGCACAATCAAGCTCTCAAcataaaaagaagaggaaatctTTTTGCTTCACTACTCTAAATGAACCATTGGCAAACATATTTAAGAGGTTGAGTTCTAAGGGTATTCTACAACCAAAGAAGGGATTTATACCTAAGCATCCACCGCCAAACTTTGATTTATCTAAGAGTTGTGCTTATCACTCAAACATCCAAGgacatgacattgaagaatgtccaGCACTAAGATTTAAGATTCAAAGCATGATTGAAAGTGGCAAGATAAAGCTGCAGCTAGAGCCTTCAGCCGATAGTATTGCAAACACAAAGACAACTGTTGTTAAGGGTGATCCATCGAAACTGGCACCAAGGCATTTGAAAAGAAAGCGTGCAACAAGTCAAGCCGACTGA